In Hemitrygon akajei chromosome 9, sHemAka1.3, whole genome shotgun sequence, the following are encoded in one genomic region:
- the LOC140732967 gene encoding immunoglobulin lambda-1 light chain-like: MSCWVRVVSTLVFTAIYINAEVAMNQPPSKSTSPGQNVQIPCTLSGTSLGSSRVSWYQQIPGKVPRYLFWYYSGSSISRGSGVPNRFGGSISGDTATLTISSAQSEDAADYYCAVWKDALIFGKGTRLGVGNPRTPAVTVLRPSTEEITGKGTATLVCLVSRFNPGAVGIEWTVDRRTKSDGVETSPVLQDTDNTFSVSSYLTLPASEWSSHERYSCVVKHEAQANPFVATIERSSCI, translated from the exons ATGTCTTGCTGGGTTCGTGTGGTCAGTACGCTGGTGTTCACTGCAATTT ATATCAACGCAGAAGTTGCAATGAATCAACCACCTTCGAAATCCACATCACCGGGGCAGAACGTCCAAATACCCTGCACGTTGTCTGGAACATCTTTAGGAAGTAGCAGAGTTTCCTGGTACCAGCAGATTCCCGGAAAAGTTCCTCGGTATCTGTTCTGGTATTATTCGGGGAGCAGTATTAGCAGAGGCTCCGGAGTTCCGAACCGTTTCGGCGGCTCAATATCCGGCGACACGGCAACATTGACAATATCGAGCGCCCAGTCGGAGGATGCGGCAGACTATTACTGTGCTGTTTGGAAAGATGCTTTAATCTTCGGCAAAGGAACGAGACTGGGAGTTGGCA ATCCTCGGACCCCCGCTGTCACCGTCCTCCGGCCTTCAACAGAAGAAATTACGGGAAAGGGCACAGCGACACTGGTGTGTTTGGTGAGCCGTTTTAATCCGGGAGCTGTGGGCATTGAGTGGACCGTGGACAGACGTACGAAAAGCGATGGCGTTGAGACGAGCCCTGTCCTTCAGGACACGGACAACACGTTCAGTGTGAGCAGTTACCTGACTCtgccagcctcagaatggagcTCACACGAGCGTTACTCCTGCGTGGTTAAACACGAGGCTCAAGCAAACCCGTTTGTAGCAACGATCGAGAGATCCAGCTGTATCTAA